Below is a genomic region from Pseudomonas berkeleyensis.
GCGCGAGGCCGCCCGTGCCCTGGGTATCGGCCGGCTCGGCGCGCAACGGCTGATCGTGGTGCCGCAGGCCTTTCGCATCGCCCTGCCGACGCTGACCAACGAGTACGTCACCATCGTCAAGCTGACCTCACTGGTCTCGGTGATCTCCCTCAGCGAGTTGCTGCTGGTCGGCCAGCGCCTCTACGCGCAGAACTTCCTGGTACTGGAAACCCTCGGCGCCGTGGCCGTGTACTACGTGCTGATCGTCAGCCTGTTCGGTTGGGGCCTGCAATATCTCGAACGCCACCTCGATCTTGGTCGACGCAAGCCGGGCACGCTCGTCGATGCCCAGGTAGTCGAGCTGCGCAGCGACCTGCCGCAAGTGACCGCCGGCAGCACGCAGGTTCGCGAGCCCGGCGCCCCGGCAGCACTGCACCTGAGCAATATCCACAAGCACTACGGCGATCACCATGTGCTCAAGGGCATCGACCTGAGCGTGCAACCCGGCGAGGTGATTTCCATCATCGGCCCGTCCGGCTCCGGAAAGACCTCGCTGATCCGCACCATCAACGGCCTGGAAAGCATCGACGAAGGCGAGATCGTGCTGTTCGGTGAGGCCTTCATCCGAGCCGGCGACCGTCCCGAGAACCGTCGCCAACGCGAAGGTGTACGGCGCATCGGCATGGTGTTCCAGAGTTTCAACCTGTTCCCGCACCGCACCATTCTCGACAACGTCCTGCTCGCGCCGCGCTACCACGGCCTGGGCGATGCTGCCGAACTGCGTCAGCAGGCTCTGGCCCTGCTGGACAAGGTCGGCCTGCTGGCCCACGCCAACAAGTACCCGCACCAGCTCTCCGGCGGCCAGCAGCAGCGTGTGGCCATCGCCCGCGCCCTGGCGATGAAACCGGACATCATGCTGTTCGACGAGCCCACCTCGGCGCTCGACCCGGAACTGGTGGGCGACGTGCTCGCGGTGATTCGCGACCTGGCCCGCGAGGGCATGACCATGCTCATCGTCACCCACGAGATGGACTTTGCCCTGTCGATTTCCGACCGCGTGCTGTTCATGGAAAACGGCCATGTCCAGCTCGACGCCTCACCCGAGGCCATCCGCACCGGCAATCACGAACGCGTACGCCGCTTCATCGGCCTGGAGAACGCATGAACGACATCGCCACCTTGCGCCGCGACCTGGCCGCGGCCTACCGACTGGCCGCCCTGTTCGGCTGGGACGACACCCTCTACACGCACTTCTCCGTGCGCCTGCCCGGCGACGGCGAGCCGCGCTTTCTTATCAACCCGTTCGGCCTGTTCTTCGAGGAGATTCGCGCCAGCGACCTGATCGTGGTGGACATGCATGGCAAGGTGGTCGAGGGCAACGCCGACTACAACGTCGCCGGTTTCACCATCCAC
It encodes:
- a CDS encoding amino acid ABC transporter permease/ATP-binding protein; its protein translation is MPFEWSYFFSLFSMPAFWAACWTVVKLSSLAWLLGLALGFGLASAKQATSRWLSAPAAIYVWFFRSVPLLVLLIFVYNLPQLIPASGKVLSNPFYAGLFALVLTEAAYMAEIHRGGLLSVAKGQREAARALGIGRLGAQRLIVVPQAFRIALPTLTNEYVTIVKLTSLVSVISLSELLLVGQRLYAQNFLVLETLGAVAVYYVLIVSLFGWGLQYLERHLDLGRRKPGTLVDAQVVELRSDLPQVTAGSTQVREPGAPAALHLSNIHKHYGDHHVLKGIDLSVQPGEVISIIGPSGSGKTSLIRTINGLESIDEGEIVLFGEAFIRAGDRPENRRQREGVRRIGMVFQSFNLFPHRTILDNVLLAPRYHGLGDAAELRQQALALLDKVGLLAHANKYPHQLSGGQQQRVAIARALAMKPDIMLFDEPTSALDPELVGDVLAVIRDLAREGMTMLIVTHEMDFALSISDRVLFMENGHVQLDASPEAIRTGNHERVRRFIGLENA